Proteins found in one Kangiella sediminilitoris genomic segment:
- a CDS encoding cell division protein ZapA, giving the protein MAKSNVAPVNITILGKEFQVASPEDEHQTLLQAASFLDERMREIRSSGKVLGLERIAVMAALNLSYELLNTPKFDSADASEIKQRIELIETKIDDALQQSEQIGLTDNP; this is encoded by the coding sequence ATGGCTAAATCAAATGTCGCTCCAGTGAACATTACGATACTGGGGAAAGAGTTTCAGGTCGCGAGTCCAGAGGACGAGCACCAGACATTACTCCAGGCAGCGAGCTTTCTGGACGAGCGTATGCGTGAAATACGCTCCTCGGGAAAAGTTCTTGGCTTGGAACGCATAGCTGTTATGGCAGCCCTAAATCTGAGTTATGAATTGTTAAATACTCCAAAATTTGACTCGGCCGACGCGTCCGAGATCAAACAACGCATCGAACTCATTGAAACAAAAATTGACGATGCTTTACAACAAAGCGAGCAAATAGGGCTGACGGACAATCCCTGA
- the pepP gene encoding Xaa-Pro aminopeptidase, whose translation MRAINFAARRKKLMQWMGANSIAILPAAEEKVRSHDVNFPFRQDNNFWYLTGFNEPDAVMVLIPGRKQAEFILFNREKDPSQERWHGKRLGQDGAIEQLGADDAFPIDDIDDILPGLMEGRERIYFALGANSEFDQKVMEWRSELMTSPRKRTDSPGELIDIGHHLHDMRLIKSTAEVQRIRHAAKISAKAHKALMKACAPGKTEREMETELHYHFAKGGCRHPAYPSIIASGDNANILHYIENSDSMKDGELLLVDAGGEYEQYASDISRTIPVNGRYSDTQAELYDVVLKAQLAAIEKVKPGNHWDHIHDEAVRVLTKGLVELGILKGQVSDLVKRGVYRQFYMHKTGHWLGLDVHDVGDYHLHGEPRVLEPGMVLTVEPAVYIPRDMTRVEGHNIAKKWRGIGIRIEDDVLVTANGYDVLSKDVPKEREAIEKIMAGA comes from the coding sequence ATGAGAGCAATTAATTTTGCCGCCAGGCGAAAAAAATTAATGCAGTGGATGGGTGCAAATTCGATTGCTATCCTTCCTGCGGCGGAAGAAAAGGTAAGAAGTCATGACGTCAACTTCCCATTCCGCCAAGACAATAATTTCTGGTATCTGACAGGATTCAATGAACCAGATGCCGTTATGGTATTAATACCGGGCCGCAAACAGGCTGAATTCATTTTATTTAATCGTGAAAAAGATCCTTCACAGGAGCGTTGGCATGGCAAACGGCTGGGGCAGGATGGCGCAATAGAGCAGCTGGGTGCTGATGATGCATTCCCCATCGACGATATAGATGACATTCTCCCAGGATTAATGGAAGGTCGTGAGCGGATCTACTTTGCACTTGGAGCCAACTCGGAATTCGACCAAAAGGTTATGGAGTGGCGCAGTGAACTGATGACGTCACCCAGAAAAAGAACAGATTCGCCGGGAGAGTTAATTGATATCGGTCATCACCTGCATGATATGAGGCTGATAAAGTCCACTGCCGAGGTACAGCGAATTAGGCATGCTGCAAAAATTTCTGCGAAAGCCCACAAAGCTCTGATGAAGGCGTGTGCGCCAGGAAAAACTGAACGTGAAATGGAAACCGAGCTCCATTACCATTTTGCCAAGGGAGGATGTCGCCATCCAGCATACCCATCGATAATAGCCTCCGGCGATAATGCTAATATCCTACATTACATAGAAAATTCAGACAGCATGAAGGATGGTGAGCTGTTATTGGTTGACGCCGGTGGTGAGTATGAGCAGTACGCATCGGATATTAGTCGCACCATTCCAGTTAATGGGCGTTATAGTGATACCCAGGCAGAACTTTACGATGTGGTGTTGAAGGCGCAGCTGGCAGCAATTGAAAAAGTAAAACCCGGTAATCATTGGGATCATATTCATGACGAAGCGGTGAGGGTACTAACCAAAGGTTTGGTTGAGCTTGGCATCCTGAAGGGCCAGGTCAGCGACTTGGTAAAAAGAGGTGTTTATCGCCAATTTTATATGCACAAGACAGGCCATTGGTTAGGACTCGATGTACATGACGTGGGTGACTACCATTTACATGGTGAGCCACGGGTATTGGAGCCGGGTATGGTGCTAACGGTTGAACCTGCTGTCTATATCCCGCGAGATATGACTCGTGTCGAAGGACATAATATTGCCAAAAAATGGCGAGGGATTGGCATCAGAATTGAAGATGATGTGTTGGTAACGGCGAATGGCTATGATGTTTTATCCAAAGATGTTCCAAAAGAACGTGAGGCTATTGAAAAGATAATGGCAGGTGCATAG
- the zapB gene encoding cell division protein ZapB: protein MTNSQFEQLEEKIDALLARFNVIDNENQQLRQQVNELRVERDRLQSRNESARKQIDLMISRLKSL from the coding sequence ATGACCAACAGTCAATTTGAACAATTAGAAGAAAAAATTGACGCCTTATTGGCGCGCTTTAATGTGATCGATAACGAGAACCAACAACTGCGCCAACAGGTTAATGAGTTACGAGTAGAGCGCGATCGTCTGCAGAGCCGTAATGAATCGGCTCGTAAACAGATAGATCTAATGATTTCTCGTTTAAAATCATTATAA
- a CDS encoding UPF0149 family protein: MNYTQVSELCENFFPDLSPSELAGMIHGLFGHGFVVESGRWQQQMSEFLASGDMLPEPALQGLEQLMAFTQKDYQPDSFSIDLIRPEDDYPLAQRAKAIGEWCQGYLVGYGLVPEKNGQKLEGEAKEALQDISEIAQIDFEMDEPDEEMEKAFMTVCEHIKMSALLLCQANQPEANVEADKQNIH; this comes from the coding sequence ATGAACTACACGCAAGTGAGTGAGTTGTGCGAAAATTTTTTCCCTGATCTCAGTCCATCTGAGTTAGCGGGTATGATTCACGGACTCTTTGGTCACGGATTTGTGGTTGAGAGTGGTCGTTGGCAACAACAAATGAGTGAGTTTCTGGCATCCGGAGATATGTTGCCCGAGCCAGCACTGCAGGGGTTGGAACAATTAATGGCTTTTACACAGAAGGATTATCAGCCAGATTCGTTTTCGATTGACTTAATTAGACCTGAAGACGATTATCCATTGGCCCAGCGAGCAAAGGCCATTGGTGAATGGTGTCAGGGTTACTTGGTGGGATATGGCCTGGTACCTGAAAAAAACGGGCAGAAGCTAGAGGGCGAAGCAAAAGAGGCCTTACAAGATATCAGTGAAATTGCCCAGATAGACTTTGAAATGGATGAACCAGATGAAGAGATGGAAAAGGCCTTTATGACGGTTTGTGAGCATATAAAAATGTCTGCTTTATTATTATGTCAAGCTAACCAGCCTGAGGCGAACGTTGAGGCAGACAAGCAGAACATTCACTAG
- a CDS encoding 5-formyltetrahydrofolate cyclo-ligase has protein sequence MNEFVAQKNYIRARIKHERQALTSPFMQRSAIALLGHVSQSQLIEEHDNIAFYLPTGGEISCLPIIEYALSQGKKCFVPKIVSTKKREMLFLPYSGSDSVEKGQFGIPEPIADHSEAVKPTDLSLVFMPLVAFDKDGNRLGMGGGYYDTTFADVSQNQTGNPLLVGLAYNLQKVPQVPTDKWDLQMDAVITPNNYHRFPKE, from the coding sequence ATGAACGAATTTGTTGCGCAAAAAAACTATATTCGTGCAAGAATAAAACATGAGCGGCAGGCTCTTACCTCGCCGTTTATGCAACGATCAGCTATTGCTCTACTGGGCCACGTATCGCAATCCCAATTGATCGAAGAGCATGACAATATCGCCTTCTACCTACCTACTGGCGGTGAAATCAGCTGCCTTCCCATTATCGAGTACGCCCTGTCACAAGGTAAAAAATGTTTTGTACCAAAGATCGTTTCTACTAAGAAGCGTGAGATGCTGTTTTTGCCTTACAGTGGTAGTGATTCCGTTGAAAAGGGACAATTCGGTATCCCCGAGCCAATTGCTGATCATAGCGAGGCTGTCAAACCAACCGATTTATCTCTGGTCTTTATGCCATTGGTAGCTTTTGATAAAGACGGTAACAGACTGGGTATGGGGGGAGGTTATTACGATACCACCTTTGCCGACGTTAGCCAGAACCAGACAGGTAATCCTCTGCTGGTCGGTTTGGCATATAACCTGCAAAAAGTACCTCAAGTCCCTACAGATAAATGGGATTTACAGATGGACGCCGTGATTACTCCCAATAATTATCACCGATTCCCAAAAGAATAA
- the ubiH gene encoding 2-octaprenyl-6-methoxyphenyl hydroxylase, whose protein sequence is MTVAVKQFYPVVIVGGGMAGASLALALAQQGIESAVFEAFEPNNQSQPSFDDRTVALSAASLNILDHLGVPVQQVSEPIKTIHVSDKGHFGFARLSAEEAQVEQLGAVVENWQLGNTLHQKIELEQAIDYITPATVTKLQQDVSQATLTIEMEGDTAEVGAQLVVLADGARSPLRQMLHIESEVKDFNTSAIVCNLSTQLPHDNVAFERFTTDGPLALLPLTQKRMALVWSKPRDQIDNYLSMSEKQFAKSLEDTFGARLGRITKVGERKSFPLVQQKAETLFRGRCVIIGNAAQSLHPIAGQGFNLGLRDVSVLSHFLKNKSDYGAYEVLSEYQEMRQKDREQTLFVTESLARLFANSWAPLSLTRNLLLKFLDTSPVAKSVFAEQAMGFNFNNSELAANDK, encoded by the coding sequence ATGACGGTAGCGGTAAAACAATTCTACCCGGTGGTGATAGTCGGCGGCGGTATGGCAGGTGCAAGTCTGGCTTTGGCGTTGGCGCAGCAAGGAATTGAAAGTGCTGTGTTTGAAGCTTTTGAACCGAACAATCAGTCCCAGCCCAGTTTTGATGATCGCACCGTAGCCCTGTCAGCGGCTTCGCTGAATATCCTTGATCATCTGGGGGTTCCTGTCCAACAGGTATCAGAACCAATAAAAACCATACACGTTTCTGATAAGGGGCATTTTGGATTTGCTAGGCTCAGTGCGGAAGAAGCTCAGGTTGAGCAATTAGGAGCCGTTGTTGAAAACTGGCAACTGGGGAATACTTTACATCAGAAAATTGAGTTGGAACAGGCGATCGATTACATTACGCCTGCCACTGTCACGAAATTACAACAGGATGTATCGCAGGCCACGTTGACAATAGAGATGGAGGGGGATACCGCCGAGGTTGGAGCACAGCTGGTGGTACTGGCGGATGGTGCCCGGTCGCCGTTACGACAGATGTTGCATATAGAGAGCGAAGTAAAAGACTTTAATACATCAGCGATAGTATGTAACTTATCGACGCAGCTGCCACATGACAATGTTGCCTTTGAGCGCTTCACTACAGATGGTCCACTAGCATTATTACCCTTGACGCAAAAGCGGATGGCTCTGGTCTGGTCTAAACCTCGGGATCAGATAGACAACTACCTGAGCATGTCGGAAAAGCAGTTTGCTAAATCACTTGAAGATACATTTGGTGCTCGCCTAGGTCGAATTACCAAGGTGGGCGAGCGAAAATCATTTCCACTGGTTCAGCAAAAAGCAGAAACCCTATTTCGAGGTCGGTGTGTGATTATTGGTAATGCTGCACAGTCGTTACATCCGATAGCTGGTCAGGGGTTTAATCTGGGCTTACGCGATGTTTCAGTGCTATCACACTTTTTGAAAAATAAGTCGGACTATGGGGCTTATGAGGTATTGAGCGAATACCAGGAAATGCGTCAGAAAGATAGGGAGCAGACATTATTCGTGACTGAGTCCCTGGCTAGACTCTTTGCCAATAGCTGGGCTCCCTTATCCTTGACTCGCAATCTTTTACTAAAATTCCTCGATACATCACCTGTGGCAAAATCAGTATTTGCGGAGCAGGCGATGGGTTTTAATTTTAATAACAGCGAGCTGGCGGCAAATGACAAATAA
- the rpiA gene encoding ribose-5-phosphate isomerase RpiA, translated as MTQDELKALVGKAAIEYVEDGSIVGVGTGSTVNYFIDELAKIKQTIKGAVSSSEASTERLKSHGIEVFELNEVDRIPVYVDGADESNHLLELIKGGGGALTREKIIAAVAERFICIADESKLVRRLGEFPLPVEVIPMARSYVAREIVKLGGDPVYRTGFVTDNGNVILDVHSLEINEPIKLERILNNIVGVVTNGLFAERAADVLLLGKQDTVETITR; from the coding sequence ATGACTCAGGATGAATTAAAAGCTCTAGTTGGTAAAGCTGCTATCGAGTATGTCGAAGATGGCAGTATCGTAGGTGTAGGAACTGGTTCAACCGTCAACTATTTCATAGATGAACTCGCCAAGATTAAACAAACCATTAAGGGCGCAGTGTCCAGCTCTGAAGCTTCAACCGAACGCCTGAAAAGTCATGGCATCGAGGTTTTTGAACTAAACGAAGTGGACCGTATCCCGGTATATGTCGACGGCGCTGATGAGTCAAATCATTTACTTGAGCTAATTAAGGGCGGAGGGGGAGCTTTAACCCGTGAAAAAATCATTGCCGCAGTAGCCGAACGATTTATTTGTATTGCCGACGAGTCTAAGCTGGTTCGCCGTCTAGGTGAATTCCCTCTTCCGGTAGAAGTTATACCAATGGCGCGCAGTTATGTTGCCCGCGAGATCGTTAAATTAGGTGGTGACCCAGTTTATCGCACTGGATTTGTCACGGATAACGGTAACGTTATTCTTGATGTTCACAGTCTTGAGATAAATGAGCCGATCAAACTAGAACGTATTCTGAATAATATAGTAGGCGTTGTAACAAACGGCCTATTCGCAGAACGTGCTGCCGATGTACTCTTGCTTGGTAAGCAGGATACTGTAGAGACCATTACTCGCTAG
- a CDS encoding UbiH/UbiF/VisC/COQ6 family ubiquinone biosynthesis hydroxylase: MSASSDRRNKVDYDITIVGGGMVGLALACRLASEDLTIAVIEPKPVEMQWPEGDVDQRVSAITRASQRLFESIGAWEQISASEKAPYRRMIVWDGESTQGEIEFDASLIAEPNLGHIIENRVLRRSLFKVAEKNRNINWMCPYKCQEVAYHDDFAELTLNSGERLKSSLLVAADGAFSWLRKASGIGQKQQPYGHKAIVCTVKTERSHQATAWQRFDHDGPLAFLPLADEHTCSIVWSVKEERANQLLQAENFNQLLQQRFENRLGNISVESDLVAFPLFERATEQMVAERLALIGDAAHTIHPLAGQGVNLGFADAEELAQCIHTSIMRKADIGKRYRLRPFERARKAETKNMQLAMMGFKRLFEQEIPIIQMARSYGLAQTNKHPLLKQKLIRQAMGI; encoded by the coding sequence ATGTCTGCTTCGAGTGATAGACGAAATAAGGTTGATTACGACATTACCATTGTTGGTGGTGGTATGGTTGGTCTGGCGCTGGCCTGCCGACTGGCATCCGAAGATTTGACCATTGCCGTGATAGAACCAAAGCCTGTTGAAATGCAGTGGCCTGAAGGAGATGTTGATCAGCGCGTCAGTGCAATCACCCGGGCCAGCCAAAGGTTGTTTGAATCTATTGGTGCCTGGGAGCAGATATCGGCTAGTGAAAAAGCGCCTTATCGACGAATGATAGTGTGGGATGGCGAGTCGACTCAAGGGGAAATTGAGTTTGATGCCAGCTTAATCGCAGAGCCGAATTTAGGACACATTATTGAAAACCGGGTATTACGGAGATCCCTGTTCAAAGTTGCAGAGAAGAACAGAAACATTAACTGGATGTGCCCTTATAAATGTCAGGAGGTTGCATATCATGATGATTTCGCAGAGCTGACACTTAATTCCGGAGAGCGTTTAAAAAGCAGTCTCTTAGTCGCCGCTGACGGAGCTTTTTCGTGGCTAAGAAAAGCCAGCGGCATAGGACAAAAGCAACAGCCGTATGGACACAAAGCAATTGTATGCACAGTTAAGACCGAAAGGTCGCATCAGGCAACAGCTTGGCAGCGGTTCGATCATGATGGCCCCTTAGCATTCTTGCCATTGGCTGATGAACATACCTGCTCTATTGTCTGGTCAGTAAAGGAAGAGCGTGCTAATCAGCTGCTACAGGCAGAAAATTTTAACCAGCTGCTGCAGCAACGGTTTGAAAATCGGTTAGGTAATATTAGTGTCGAAAGCGATCTGGTTGCATTCCCTTTATTTGAACGAGCGACAGAGCAAATGGTTGCTGAACGACTTGCGCTGATAGGTGATGCCGCGCATACCATTCATCCGCTGGCTGGTCAGGGCGTAAATCTTGGCTTCGCCGATGCTGAAGAGCTGGCTCAGTGCATCCATACTTCAATTATGCGCAAGGCTGATATAGGAAAACGATATCGCTTACGGCCTTTTGAAAGAGCCAGAAAAGCGGAAACCAAAAATATGCAATTGGCTATGATGGGATTTAAGCGTTTGTTTGAACAGGAAATTCCAATTATTCAGATGGCCCGCAGTTACGGTTTGGCTCAAACTAATAAGCATCCATTGTTAAAGCAGAAGTTGATCCGTCAGGCGATGGGAATTTAG
- a CDS encoding EVE domain-containing protein codes for MAYWLMKSEPDVFGIEHLKALPNQTDHWDGVRNYQARNMMRDDMKVGDQVFFYHSNCKPPAIVGIMEVTKEGYPDHTAFDPDEKYYDPKSNPDNPRWYMVDVKHVRDLKREIPLDELKSYPELSNMRLVQKGNRLSIMPIEKNEWDFILSIEDQ; via the coding sequence ATGGCCTATTGGTTAATGAAGTCTGAGCCGGATGTTTTTGGTATAGAACATCTCAAAGCACTACCTAATCAAACCGATCACTGGGATGGTGTTCGCAATTATCAAGCTCGCAATATGATGCGTGATGATATGAAAGTAGGCGACCAGGTATTTTTCTACCATTCAAACTGTAAGCCACCCGCAATAGTGGGAATTATGGAAGTAACTAAAGAAGGCTACCCGGATCATACCGCTTTTGACCCGGACGAAAAGTATTACGATCCTAAAAGCAATCCTGACAATCCACGATGGTATATGGTTGACGTCAAACATGTTCGAGACTTGAAGCGTGAAATTCCATTGGATGAGCTCAAGTCATATCCTGAACTTTCCAATATGCGCCTAGTACAAAAAGGAAACCGTCTATCTATAATGCCCATTGAAAAAAATGAGTGGGATTTTATTTTAAGTATTGAGGATCAGTAA